The following coding sequences are from one Bacillus sp. PK3_68 window:
- the xerS gene encoding tyrosine recombinase XerS, which produces MPSSSREYQQAEIRIEEQLKQMPDYVKEYVRAKKRAGLSSTTLLEYLYDYKKFFEWLRLEGIASEPDNASIPYTVLEKLRKKEVEFFIDYLSEEKIEERQGVWKTRSAARVTRYIQALKSLFNYLTKETEDDDGECYFYRNVMAKITTAKDKETANHRARRINSVILNTEEIQNFLFFMKNEYEHTLSKRQKSLFIRDKEREVAMISLMLGSGARVSEIASLTLSDIDIPKNQIDVIRKGGKADSVNVLPSSMSDLQAYLSIRKQRYGATDSDIYVFLSKYKGKAQPITVRAIQKNLKKYTEAFTYGKALSPHKLRHSFASEWLRNGGNLVLLRDQLGHNSIETTSLYTNLSDRDSQQFMNEIEKNRGNEQ; this is translated from the coding sequence ATGCCTTCTTCATCAAGAGAATATCAGCAAGCCGAAATCCGGATAGAAGAACAATTAAAACAAATGCCTGATTATGTAAAAGAATATGTCCGGGCCAAAAAACGTGCTGGGCTCTCCTCTACCACTTTGCTGGAGTATCTTTACGATTATAAAAAGTTTTTTGAATGGCTCCGATTAGAAGGCATTGCTAGTGAGCCTGATAATGCCTCTATTCCCTACACGGTTTTGGAAAAACTTCGAAAAAAAGAGGTAGAATTTTTCATTGATTATTTAAGTGAAGAAAAAATAGAGGAACGACAAGGCGTATGGAAGACCCGTTCTGCTGCTCGCGTGACGCGGTATATACAAGCCCTTAAATCTTTGTTTAACTATTTGACAAAAGAAACGGAAGACGATGATGGAGAATGCTATTTTTACCGGAATGTGATGGCAAAAATTACGACGGCAAAAGATAAAGAAACAGCCAATCACAGAGCACGGCGTATCAACAGCGTAATCCTAAATACCGAAGAAATACAGAACTTCCTCTTTTTTATGAAAAATGAATATGAACATACCCTTTCCAAACGGCAAAAGTCCCTTTTTATCAGAGACAAGGAACGGGAGGTGGCGATGATCTCCTTAATGCTGGGCAGCGGTGCCCGAGTCAGCGAGATCGCGAGTCTCACCCTTTCGGATATCGATATACCAAAAAACCAGATAGATGTGATCCGAAAAGGAGGAAAAGCCGACTCAGTGAACGTCCTCCCTTCTTCTATGTCAGACCTGCAAGCGTATCTAAGCATACGAAAACAGCGGTATGGAGCGACGGACAGTGATATATATGTTTTTCTCTCTAAGTATAAGGGAAAAGCGCAGCCTATTACGGTGAGGGCAATACAGAAGAATCTTAAAAAATATACAGAGGCTTTCACCTATGGAAAAGCATTAAGCCCCCACAAGCTGCGCCATTCTTTCGCAAGCGAATGGCTTCGCAATGGAGGGAATCTCGTCCTGCTTCGAGATCAGCTTGGGCATAACTCTATTGAGACCACTTCCCTTTATACAAACCTTTCGGATAGAGACAGCCAGCAGTTTATGAACGAAATAGAAAAAAATCGAGGAAATGAGCAATGA
- a CDS encoding purine/pyrimidine permease yields MKKQRFYGSLSTFQWFIFLLANSVALPIVIGGVFHLSIEEISSLMQRTFFVVGISSFIQGWLGHRYPIADGPAGSWVSVFVILASVATEQGQNMRETLQLLEGGLIVAGLLLFILGVTGLVNRLLFLFTPLVTGSFLLILALQLSGVFLKGMMALQGVAPHPNYGIAVVSFGVFALVILLSIKGKGWIKSYAMLIGILLGWLLAVLLGETTTTFSKSASFIKVPEIFAWGSPKLDAGMVTTSVLFTFILVSNTVAAIAAAKQVLPESKEAEKQLINRGSWAGGLSHFMSALVSTIGVVPLPVSAGFIQLTGQQRIKPFLIASLSLSGIALIPAVVNFLALLPSPVASAALLASFVQMIGIAFQSILKEELDQRRLTILGITLLISIGLMFLPAGIFEDLPSVLQYIVSNGLLVGTIIVILLEQLWKTPE; encoded by the coding sequence ATGAAGAAACAACGTTTTTATGGCAGCTTAAGTACATTTCAATGGTTCATTTTTCTATTAGCTAATTCTGTCGCGTTACCGATTGTCATTGGTGGCGTATTTCATTTATCTATTGAGGAAATTTCCTCCCTAATGCAACGAACCTTTTTCGTTGTAGGCATTAGTTCTTTTATACAAGGATGGCTCGGCCATCGGTATCCAATTGCTGACGGACCCGCAGGCTCATGGGTTAGTGTATTTGTCATTTTAGCAAGTGTTGCTACCGAGCAAGGACAAAACATGAGAGAAACCTTACAACTTTTAGAAGGAGGGCTAATTGTTGCAGGCCTTCTTCTCTTCATTCTCGGTGTAACCGGTTTAGTGAATCGGCTGCTATTTTTGTTTACTCCTTTAGTTACAGGTTCTTTTCTTTTGATATTAGCTCTTCAGCTAAGTGGTGTTTTTTTAAAAGGAATGATGGCTTTGCAAGGCGTGGCTCCCCACCCGAACTATGGAATAGCAGTAGTCTCATTCGGAGTATTCGCGCTTGTCATTTTGTTGTCCATTAAAGGAAAAGGGTGGATTAAGAGCTATGCTATGTTAATCGGGATATTACTGGGGTGGCTTTTAGCTGTCTTGCTTGGTGAGACAACTACTACTTTTTCCAAGTCAGCTTCCTTCATTAAAGTGCCAGAAATTTTTGCGTGGGGGAGTCCAAAACTAGATGCTGGAATGGTGACAACGTCTGTTTTGTTTACCTTTATTCTAGTGTCTAATACGGTTGCGGCTATTGCGGCTGCCAAACAAGTTCTTCCTGAATCAAAAGAGGCTGAAAAACAACTGATTAACCGTGGGAGTTGGGCAGGGGGACTTTCACATTTTATGTCTGCTCTTGTCTCTACAATTGGAGTAGTTCCATTACCTGTATCTGCAGGTTTTATTCAATTGACAGGACAACAAAGAATAAAGCCCTTCCTTATAGCAAGTTTATCTTTATCAGGCATAGCTCTCATACCGGCGGTCGTCAATTTTTTAGCTCTGCTTCCGAGTCCTGTTGCCAGTGCAGCGCTGTTAGCATCGTTTGTCCAAATGATAGGAATTGCCTTTCAGTCGATTCTGAAAGAAGAACTAGACCAGCGGCGGTTAACGATATTAGGAATCACTTTATTAATAAGCATTGGTTTAATGTTTCTTCCTGCTGGTATATTTGAAGATCTTCCCTCGGTTCTGCAATATATCGTTAGCAATGGCCTTCTTGTTGGCACTATAATTGTTATCCTTCTTGAACAACTATGGAAAACACCAGAATAA
- a CDS encoding GrpB family protein, giving the protein MLNNIIGNQNIERINHIGSTSVNWLLAKPTIDILLEITEDCDLKFLVSVLEKNGVYC; this is encoded by the coding sequence TTGCTTAACAACATAATCGGTAATCAAAATATTGAACGAATAAATCACATAGGAAGTACTTCTGTTAACTGGTTATTAGCAAAGCCAACGATAGATATATTGCTTGAAATAACAGAAGACTGCGATTTGAAGTTTTTAGTAAGTGTGTTAGAGAAAAATGGAGTATATTGTTAA
- a CDS encoding DUF86 domain-containing protein, producing the protein MKSDVVLNKASMIERYIKRIHEEYNNTPKNLENCTKQDSIILNLQRACEASIDLAMHIVADKKLGLPQNSRDAFTLLEDHGIIPSSLSSKMKAMVGFRNIAIHGYRDINLDTLQKILENHLVDFMQFTKTILLY; encoded by the coding sequence ATGAAAAGTGATGTGGTTTTGAACAAAGCCAGTATGATTGAACGCTATATTAAGCGGATACATGAAGAGTACAACAATACGCCTAAAAATCTAGAGAACTGCACCAAGCAGGACTCGATTATTTTAAACCTCCAGCGGGCGTGCGAGGCCAGTATCGATCTCGCCATGCACATAGTGGCCGATAAAAAGCTCGGCTTGCCGCAAAATAGTCGGGATGCTTTCACGCTCTTGGAAGATCACGGGATTATTCCCTCCTCTCTCTCCTCCAAAATGAAAGCGATGGTGGGATTTAGGAATATAGCGATTCATGGTTATCGGGATATCAATCTGGACACCTTGCAAAAAATTCTTGAAAACCATTTAGTTGATTTCATGCAATTTACGAAAACCATTCTCTTATATTAA
- a CDS encoding nucleotidyltransferase domain-containing protein, translated as MLDKNMESMIVETLNEDVSPVLIYLFGSTAKGITHQDSDIDVAFLSSEEKIDQYELFLLAQKLAAKLNRDVDLIDLGQASTVFKAQIVSTGKAIYCADEQKKAYWELHTLKMYAKLNEERSPILKNIGESGSVYEK; from the coding sequence ATATTGGATAAAAATATGGAGAGCATGATCGTAGAAACGCTAAATGAAGACGTATCTCCAGTTTTAATCTATTTATTCGGTTCAACGGCCAAAGGCATTACACATCAGGACAGCGACATTGATGTCGCCTTTCTCAGCAGTGAAGAGAAAATCGACCAATATGAACTCTTTTTGCTTGCTCAAAAGCTGGCAGCAAAGCTTAATCGGGATGTAGATTTGATTGATTTAGGCCAAGCGAGCACAGTTTTTAAAGCACAAATAGTTTCCACGGGCAAGGCGATTTATTGCGCAGACGAACAGAAGAAAGCTTATTGGGAGCTACACACCTTGAAAATGTATGCCAAGTTAAACGAAGAACGTTCTCCCATCCTGAAAAATATAGGCGAAAGTGGGTCTGTTTATGAAAAGTGA